In the Wyeomyia smithii strain HCP4-BCI-WySm-NY-G18 chromosome 2, ASM2978416v1, whole genome shotgun sequence genome, one interval contains:
- the LOC129721678 gene encoding uncharacterized protein LOC129721678, whose translation MSCCVRGCWSRYGKDKVSFHRIPQNNEERRQRWIEILDRGDQINYNSAMVCSRHFVGGWPAKAQEKTAANWIPTLFLGRSEDSQATGSATMAPNAPVREVYGDSDDIRCMVRGCGMTKEDNPSLLFFPIPRDQEERGRWLQQIGMHNDPSLAKADNLLAVCELHFDLAKDLMNYDDVISMGRTAVLKDQVKPTRNIPLLMQPKAEMFEDDAVDTGDTNQSLDTDVSFMLQEMNRTKEDKHSNLLAQYPEHLQTSPILEEYVQVCRSCLSTNIANLVSAFDDNLNDIYYQFTSIAIDDSAGISTMFCVDCKHRLLEMHFFRDNCVTSTQILFHRQQKAFGSSSAHQQELEDDDNSLLVPMHESHNMSDYTANGSSFGESMQTDDPEDLLMPQREEPDSVVSPPKRNIPRSQMTQVAKSSAAAQPLKSMKKRFKCKVCHKEYNSKAGIDMHMSSHEGDNPSDFTIACNRCHVLRRPQDKHSCMVETMYCHVCGDKFRSWSYLKLHLAKTHRIKTKRRELLQKLANDKQIGVSNRLLKSPPIRTVIVPAPDLVEDSSGSQGSAHTPKHKMMKCTFCSASFKHAASLDVHMRSHSAVQQTQCHECGENFPSYRKLEKHFDKHPNEILGAMYKCAICGNIYSRRQTLLMHRQYVHRDRDVVQCGGCSKLYAHTKQLADHKCFPKRQEPSAGPVPVAVTAASTTTSTENTINGDFVIVRPESILKGVVASEIIDADEENSVPVAMQEGNADPLLGLGNEEVIELESDDESAPEPIFFNCTVCDKSFDKSDVLDRHMKLHRMMNAAKANEIGPRK comes from the exons ATGTCCTGCTGTGTTCGTGGCTGCTGGTCGCGCTACGGGAAGGACAAGGTGTCCTTTCATCGGATTCCGCAAAACAATGAAGAACGTCGCCAGCGCTGGATAGAAATTCTCGACCGTGGCGACCAGATTAATTACAATTCGGCCATGGTTTGCAGCCGGCACTTTGTCGGTGGCTGGCCGGCAAAGGCTCAGGAGAAAACGGCAGCTAACTGGATACCAACATTGTTCCTCGGCCGCTCGGAAGACTCGCAAGCGACGGGAAGCGCCACTATGGCGCCGAACG CACCAGTTCGAGAAGTCTATGGCGACTCGGACGACATCCGCTGTATGGTTCGGGGCTGTGGAATGACCAAGGAGGACAACCCGTCACTGCTGTTCTTCCCGATTCCAAGGGACCAGGAAGAGCGCGGGCGATGGTTGCAGCAAATCGGAATGCACAACGATCCTTCACTCGCGAAGGCGGACAATTTGCTGGCCGTATGCGAATTGCACTTTGAC TTAGCAAAGGATCTCATGAATTACGACGATGTCATTTCGATGGGCCGAACAGCGGTACTGAAGGATCAAGTTAAACCAACACGCAACATTCCCCTCTTGATGCAACCTAAAGCAGAAATGTTCGAAGATGATGCTGTAGATACGGGCGATACCAATCAATCACTTGACACAGACGTTTCCTTTATGTTACAAGAAATGAACAGAACTAAAGAGGATAAACATTCCAACCTACTCGCGCAATATCCCGAGCATCTTCAGACGAGTCCAATATTGGAAGAATATGTCCAAGTGTGTCGATCCTGCTTAAGTACAAATATTGCGAATTTGGTGTCGGCATTCGATGACAACCTAAATGACATCTACTACCAGTTCACTTCGATAGCCATCGACGACAGCGCTGGGATTTCCACGATGTTCTGTGTGGACTGCAAACATCGGCTCTTAGAAATGCACTTTTTCCGCGATAACTGTGTAACTAGCacacaaattttgttccatcGGCAACAGAAAGCCTTTGGAAGCAGCAGTGCCCATCAGCAGGAGCTCGAAGATGACGACAACAGTCTACTTGTTCCGATGCACGAAAGTCACAATATGAGCGATTATACCGCCAATGGTAGCTCATTCGGGGAATCAATGCAAACCGATGATCCTGAAGATTTATTAATGCCTCAGCGAGAGGAACCCGATTCGGTGGTTTCTCCCCCGAAAAGAAATATTCCGCGATCACAAATGACACAAGTGGCTAAATCAAGTGCCGCTGCACAACCCCTGAAATCGATGAAAAAGCGCTTTAAGTGCAAAGTATGCCATAAGGAGTACAACTCGAAGGCCGGAATCGATATGCACATG TCATCCCACGAAGGCGATAATCCGAGCGACTTTACGATTGCATGTAACCGGTGTCATGTACTGCGCCGACCGCAAGACAAACACAGCTGCATGGTGGAAACCATGTACTGTCATGTTTGTGGGGACAAGTTCCGCAGCTGGTCCTATCTGAAGCTACATCTGGCGAAGACGCATCGAATAAAGACGAAACGCCGTGAGCTGTTACAGAAATTGGCCAACGATAAACAAATCGGAGTTTCGAACAGGTTGCTTAAATC GCCACCGATTCGTACCGTTATCGTTCCGGCACCGGATCTTGTGGAAGACTCGAGCGGAAGTCAGGGAAGCGCACACACTCCAAAGCACAAAATGATGAAATGTACTTTCTGTTCGGCCAGCTTCAAGCATGCTGCAAGCCTTGACGTACATATGCGATCGCACTCTGCCGTACAACAAACACAATGTCATGAATGTGGGGAAAATTTCCCATCATATCGGAAGTTGGAAAAACATTTTGACAAGCATCCCAACGAAATACTAGGAGCCATGTATAAGTGCGCAATTTGTGGCAACATCTACAGCCGGAGACAAACACTACTGATGCACCGGCAGTACGTTCATCGGGATCGTGACGTGGTTCAGTGCGGAGGTTGTTCGAAACTGTACGCTCACACGAAACAATTAGCCGATCACAAGTGTTTCCCCAAGCGACAGGAGCCATCTGCTGGTCCAGTTCCGGTGGCTGTGACAGCTGCATCTACCACCACAAGTACCGAAAACACCATCAATGGTGATTTTGTAATCGTTCGCCCAGAATCAATCCTCAAGGGAGTAGTGGCCAGCGAAATTATCGACGCAGACGAAGAAAATTCCGTACCCGTGGCCATGCAGGAGGGTAATGCGGATCCCCTGCTTGGTTTGGGCAACGAGGAGGTTATTGAACTGGAATCGGATGACGAATCCGCTCCggaaccgattttttttaactgtACCGTTTGCGATAAATCATTTGACAAGTCGGATGTTCTCGACCGACACATGAAGTTACACCGCATGATGAACGCTGCCAAGGCCAATGAAATTGGCCCCAGGAAGTAA